Proteins encoded together in one Procambarus clarkii isolate CNS0578487 chromosome 71, FALCON_Pclarkii_2.0, whole genome shotgun sequence window:
- the LOC123753450 gene encoding dentin sialophosphoprotein-like: protein MTPDLGTDPSGTDPSGTDPSGTDPSGTDPSGTDTSGTDTSGTDPSGTDPSGTDPSGTDPGDTDPSGTDTSGTDPSCTDPSGTDPGDTDPGGTDPSGTDTSGTDPSGTDPSGTDPGDTDPGGTDPSGTDTSGTDPSGTDPSDTDPSDTDPGGTDPSGTDTSGTDPSDTDPGDTDPSDTDPGDTDPGDTDPGDTDTSDTDPSDTDPGDTDTSDTDTSDTDPGDTDPGDTDPSDTDPGDTDPGDTDPGGTDPGGTDPGDTDTSDTDPGDTDTSDTDPGDTDPSDTDPGDTDPGDTDPGDTDPGDTDPSDTDPGDTDTSGTDTSDTDTSDTDPGDTDPGDTDPSDTDPGDTDTSGTDTSDTDTSDTDPGDTDPSDTDPGDTDPGDTDPSDTDPGDTDTSGTDPSDTDPGDTDPGDTDPGGTDPGDTDPGDTDPGDTDTSDTDPGDTDPGDTDPGDTDPGDTDPGDTDPGDTDTSDTDPGDTDPGDTDTSDTDPGDTDTSDTDPGDTDPGDTDPGDTDTSDTDPGDTDTSDTDPGDTDPSDTDPGDTDTSDTDPGDTDTSDTDPGDTDPSDTDPGDTDPSGTDPGDTDPGDTDPGDTDPGDTDTSDTDPSDTDPGDTDTSDTDPGDTDTSDTDPGDTDPSDTDPGDTDPGDTDPSDTDPSDTDPGDTDTSDTDPGDTDPGDTDPGDTDPSDTDPGDTDPGDTDPSDTDTSDTDPGDTDPSDTDTSDTDPGDTDTSDTDPGDTDPSDTDPGDTDPGDTDTSDTDTSDTDPGDTDPGDTDTSGTDPCDTDPGDTDPGDTDPGDTDPSDTDPGDTDPGDTDPGDTDPGDTDTSDTDTSDTDPGDTDPGDTDTSDTDPGDTDTSDTDPGDTDPGDTDTSDTDTSDTDPSDTDTSDTDPSDTDPGDTGTSDTDPGDTDPGGTDPSDTDPGDTDPGDTDPGDTDPGDTDPGDTDPGGTDPGDTDPGDTDTSDTDPSGTDPGDTDPGDTDTSDTDPGDTDPGDTDPGDTDPGDTDPGDTDPSGTDPGGTDPGDTDPGDTDPGDTDPGDTDPGDTDTSDTDPGDSDPGDTDPGGTDPGGTDPGDTDPGDTDPGDTDPGDTDPGDTDPGGTDPGDTDTSDTDPSGTDPGDTDPGDTDPGDTDPGDTDPSDTDTSDTDPSGTDPGDTDPGDTDPGGTDPSDTDPSGTDPGDTDPGGTDPGGTDPGDTDPGDTDPGDTDPSGTDPGDTDPGDTDPSDTDPGDTDPGDTDPGDTDPGDTDTSDTDPSGTDPGDTDTSDTDPSDTDPSDTDPSDTDPSDTDPSDTDPSDTDPSDTDPSDTDTSDTDTSDTDPGDTDPGDTDPGGTDPGDTDTSDTDPGDTDPGDTDTSDTDPSDTDPGDTDPSDTDTSDTDPGDTDPGDTDPCFPLIIPSFSPPNFKFLPPPPTLPH from the exons atgactcctgacct CGGCACTGACCCTAGCGGCACTGACCCTAGCGGCACTGACCCTAGCGGCACTGACCCTAGCGGCACTGACCCTAGCGGCACTGACACTAGCGGCACTGACACTAGCGGCACTGACCCTAGCGGCACTGACCCTAGCGGCACTGACCCTAGCGGCACTGACCCCGGCGACACTGACCCTAGCGGCACTGACACTAGCGGCACTGACCCTAGCTGCACTGACCCTAGCGGCACTGACCCCGGCGACACTGACCCCGGCGGCACTGACCCTAGCGGCACTGACACTAGCGGCACTGACCCTAGCGGCACTGACCCTAGCGGCACTGACCCCGGCGACACTGATCCCGGCGGCACTGACCCTAGCGGCACTGACACTAGCGGCACTGACCCTAGCGGCACTGACCCTAGCGACACTGACCCTAGCGACACTGACCCCGGCGGCACTGACCCTAGCGGCACTGACACTAGCGGCACTGACCCTAGCGACACTGACCCCGGCGACACTGACCCTAGCGACACTGACCCCGGCGACACTGACCCCGGCGACACTGACCCCGGCGACACTGACACTAGCGACACTGACCCTAGCGACACTGACCCCGGCGACACTGACACTAGCGACACTGACACTAGCGACACTGACCCCGGCGACACTGACCCCGGCGACACTGACCCTAGCGACACTGACCCCGGCGACACTGACCCCGGCGACACTGACCCCGGCGGCACTGACCCCGGCGGCACTGACCCCGGCGACACTGACACTAGCGACACTGACCCCGGCGACACTGACACTAGCGACACTGACCCCGGCGACACTGACCCTAGCGACACTGACCCCGGCGACACTGACCCCGGCGACACTGACCCCGGCGACACTGACCCCGGCGACACTGACCCTAGCGACACTGACCCCGGCGACACTGACACTAGCGGCACTGACACTAGCGACACTGACACTAGCGACACTGACCCCGGCGACACTGACCCCGGCGACACTGACCCTAGCGACACTGACCCCGGCGACACTGACACTAGCGGCACTGACACTAGCGACACTGACACTAGCGACACTGACCCCGGCGACACTGACCCTAGCGACACTGACCCCGGCGACACTGACCCCGGCGACACTGACCCTAGCGACACTGACCCCGGCGACACTGACACTAGCGGCACTGACCCTAGCGACACTGACCCCGGCGACACTGACCCCGGCGACACTGACCCCGGCGGCACTGACCCCGGCGACACTGACCCCGGCGACACTGACCCCGGCGACACTGACACTAGCGACACTGACCCCGGCGACACTGACCCCGGCGACACTGACCCCGGCGACACTGACCCCGGCGACACTGACCCCGGCGACACTGACCCCGGCGACACTGACACTAGCGACACTGACCCCGGCGACACTGACCCCGGCGACACTGACACTAGCGACACTGACCCCGGCGACACTGACACTAGCGACACTGACCCCGGCGACACTGACCCCGGCGACACTGACCCCGGCGACACTGACACTAGCGACACTGACCCCGGCGACACTGACACTAGCGACACTGACCCCGGCGACACTGACCCTAGCGACACTGACCCCGGCGACACTGACACTAGCGACACTGACCCCGGCGACACTGACACTAGCGACACTGACCCCGGCGACACTGACCCTAGCGACACTGACCCCGGCGACACTGACCCTAGCGGCACTGACCCCGGCGACACTGACCCCGGCGACACTGACCCCGGCGACACTGACCCCGGCGACACTGACACTAGCGACACTGACCCTAGCGACACTGACCCCGGCGACACTGACACTAGCGACACTGACCCCGGCGACACTGACACTAGCGACACTGACCCCGGCGACACTGACCCTAGCGACACTGACCCCGGCGACACTGACCCCGGCGACACTGACCCTAGCGACACTGACCCTAGCGACACTGACCCCGGCGACACTGACACTAGCGACACTGACCCCGGCGACACTGACCCCGGCGACACTGACCCCGGCGACACTGACCCTAGCGACACTGACCCCGGCGACACTGACCCCGGCGACACTGACCCTAGCGACACTGACACTAGCGACACTGACCCCGGCGACACTGACCCTAGCGACACTGACACTAGCGACACTGACCCCGGCGACACTGACACTAGCGACACTGACCCCGGCGACACTGACCCTAGCGACACTGACCCCGGCGACACTGACCCCGGCGACACTGACACTAGCGACACTGACACTAGCGACACTGACCCCGGCGACACTGACCCCGGCGACACTGACACTAGCGGCACTGACCCCTGCGACACTGACCCCGGCGACACTGACCCCGGCGACACTGACCCCGGCGACACTGACCCTAGCGACACTGACCCCGGCGACACTGACCCCGGCGACACTGACCCCGGCGACACTGACCCCGGCGACACTGACACTAGCGACACTGACACTAGCGACACTGACCCCGGCGACACTGACCCCGGCGACACTGACACTAGCGACACTGACCCCGGCGACACTGACACTAGCGACACTGACCCCGGCGACACTGACCCCGGCGACACTGACACTAGCGACACTGACACTAGCGACACTGACCCTAGCGACACTGACACTAGCGACACTGACCCTAGCGACACTGACCCCGGCGACACTGGCACTAGCGACACTGACCCCGGCGACACTGACCCCGGCGGCACTGACCCCAGCGACACTGACCCCGGCGACACAGACCCCGGCGACACTGACCCCGGCGACACTGACCCCGGCGACACTGACCCCGGCGACACTGACCCCGGCGGCACTGACCCCGGCGACACTGACCCCGGCGACACTGACACTAGCGACACTGACCCTAGCGGCACTGACCCCGGCGACACTGACCCCGGCGACACTGACACTAGCGACACTGACCCCGGCGACACTGACCCCGGCGACACTGACCCCGGCGACACTGACCCCGGCGACACTGACCCCGGCGACACTGACCCTAGCGGCACTGACCCCGGCGGCACTGACCCCGGCGACACTGACCCCGGCGACACTGACCCCGGCGACACTGACCCCGGCGACACTGACCCCGGCGACACTGACACTAGCGACACTGACCCCGGCGACTCTGACCCCGGCGACACTGACCCCGGCGGCACTGACCCCGGCGGCACTGACCCCGGCGACACTGACCCCGGCGACACTGACCCCGGCGACACTGACCCCGGCGACACTGACCCCGGCGACACTGACCCCGGCGGCACTGACCCCGGCGACACTGACACTAGCGACACTGACCCTAGCGGCACTGACCCCGGCGACACTGACCCCGGCGACACTGACCCCGGCGACACTGACCCCGGCGACACTGACCCTAGCGACACTGACACTAGCGACACTGACCCTAGCGGCACTGACCCCGGCGACACTGACCCCGGCGACACTGACCCCGGCGGCACTGACCCTAGCGACACTGACCCTAGCGGCACTGACCCCGGCGACACTGACCCCGGCGGCACTGACCCCGGCGGCACTGACCCCGGCGACACTGACCCCGGCGACACTGACCCCGGCGACACTGACCCTAGCGGCACTGACCCCGGCGACACTGACCCCGGCGACACTGACCCTAGCGACACTGACCCCGGCGACACTGACCCCGGCGACACTGACCCTGGCGACACTGACCCCGGCGACACTGACACTAGCGACACTGACCCTAGCGGCACTGACCCCGGCGACACTGACACTAGCGACACTGACCCTAGCGACACTGACCCCAGCGACACTGACCCTAGCGACACTGACCCCAGCGACACTGACCCTAGCGACACTGACCCTAGCGACACTGACCCTAGCGACACTGACCCTAGCGACACTGACACTAGCGACACTGACACTAGCGACACTGACCCCGGCGACACTGACCCCGGCGACACTGACCCCGGCGGCACTGACCCCGGCGACACTGACACTAGCGACACTGACCCCGGCGACACTGACCCCGGCGACACTGACACTAGCGACACTGACCCTAGCGACACTGACCCCGGCGACACTGACCCTAGCGACACTGACACTAGCGACACTGACCCCGGCGACACTGACCCCGGCGACACTGACccctgctttcccctgataattccttccttctctccccccaATTTCaaatttctgccccccccccccaccttgccccATTaa
- the LOC123753449 gene encoding putative ankyrin repeat protein RF_0381, translated as MGTDEGYIATEPIKQRNSRIENDLTALPINDIVAYRFVPLIRNYNALITRHFIDFYIDFIAYVPCVLCARGVRGGAVLRPGAGRGEGCLTAWGVRGGAVLRPGACGAGLSYGLARGGGGLSYALLRGGAGLSYGLGRGGEGLSYGLGRAGRGCLTARGVRGGAVLRPGAGRGRAVLRPGACGAGLSYDLARGGGGLSYALLRGGAGLSYGLARGGGGLSYALLRSEEGLSYALLRGEEGLSYALLRSEEGLSYALLRSKEGLSYALLRGEEGLSYALLRSKEGLSYALLRGEEGLSYALLRSEEGLSYALLRSEEGLSYALLRGEEGLSYALLRGEEGLSYALLRSKEGLSYALLRGEEGLSYALLRGEEGLSYALLRSEEGLSYALLRGEEGLSYALLRGEEGLSCALLRSEEGLSYALLRSEEGLSYALLRSKEGLSYALLRGEEGLSYALLRGEEGLSYALLRSEEGLSYALLRSEEGLSYALLRGEEGLSYALLRGEEGLSYALLRSKEGLSYALLRGEEGLSYALLRGEEGLSYALLRGGEGLSYALLRSKEGLSYALLRGEEGLSYALLRSEEGLSYALLRSEEGLSYALLRGEEGLSYALLRSEEGLSYALLRSEEGLSYALLRSEEGLSYALLRGEEGLSYALLRGEEGLSYALLRSEEGLSYALLRGEEGLSYALLRGEEGLSYALSNQDYNIDE; from the coding sequence CGACCGAGCCCATTAAACAACGCAATTCGCGGATTGAGAACGACCTCACTGCGTTACCAATTAACGATATCGTTGCTTACCGCTTCGTTCCATTGATTCGTAATTACAACGCGTTAATCACCCGCCACTTTATTGATTTTTATATTGATTTTATTGCGTACGTTCCCTGTGTACTGTGCGCCCGGGGCGTGCGGGGCGGGGCTGTCTTACGGCCTGGGGCGGGGCGGGGGGAGGGCTGTCTTACGGCCTGGGGCGTGCGGGGCGGGGCTGTCTTACGGCCTGGGGCGTGCGGGGCGGGGCTGTCTTACGGCCTGGCGCGGGGCGGGGGAGGGCTGTCTTACGCCTTGctccggggcggggcggggctgtCTTACGGCCTGGGGCGGGGCGGGGAAGGGCTGTCTTACGGCCTGGGGCGTGCGGGGCGGGGCTGTCTTACGGCCCGGGGCGTGCGGGGCGGGGCTGTCTTACGGCCTGGCGCGGGGCGAGGGAGGGCTGTCTTACGGCCCGGGGCGTGCGGGGCGGGGCTGTCTTACGACCTGGCGCGGGGCGGGGGAGGGCTGTCTTACGCCTTGctccggggcggggcggggctgtCTTACGGCCTGGCGCGGGGCGGGGGAGGGCTGTCTTACGCCCTGCTCCGGAGCGAGGAAGGGCTGTCTTACGCCCTGCTCCGGGGCGAGGAAGGGCTGTCTTACGCCCTGCTACGGAGCGAGGAAGGGCTGTCTTACGCCCTGCTCCGGAGCAAGGAAGGGCTGTCTTACGCCCTGCTCCGGGGCGAGGAAGGGCTGTCTTACGCCTTGCTCCGGAGCAAGGAAGGGCTGTCTTACGCCCTGCTCCGGGGCGAGGAAGGGCTGTCTTACGCCCTGCTACGGAGCGAGGAAGGGCTGTCTTACGCCCTGCTACGGAGCGAGGAAGGGCTGTCTTACGCCTTGCTCCGGGGCGAGGAAGGGCTGTCTTACGCCTTGCTCCGGGGCGAGGAAGGGCTGTCTTACGCCTTGCTCCGGAGCAAGGAAGGGCTGTCTTACGCCCTGCTCCGGGGCGAGGAAGGGCTGTCTTACGCCCTGCTCCGGGGCGAGGAAGGGCTGTCTTACGCCCTGCTACGGAGCGAGGAAGGGCTGTCTTACGCCTTGCTCCGGGGCGAGGAAGGGCTGTCTTACGCCTTGCTCCGGGGCGAGGAAGGGCTGTCTTGCGCCTTGCTCCGGAGCGAGGAAGGGCTGTCTTACGCCCTGCTCCGGAGCGAGGAAGGGCTGTCTTACGCCCTGCTCCGGAGCAAGGAAGGGCTGTCTTACGCCCTGCTCCGGGGCGAGGAAGGGCTGTCTTACGCCCTGCTCCGGGGCGAGGAAGGGCTGTCTTACGCCCTGCTACGGAGCGAGGAAGGGCTGTCTTACGCCCTGCTACGGAGCGAGGAAGGGCTGTCTTACGCCTTGCTCCGGGGCGAGGAAGGGCTGTCTTACGCCTTGCTCCGGGGCGAGGAAGGGCTGTCTTACGCCTTGCTCCGGAGCAAGGAAGGGCTGTCTTACGCCCTGCTCCGGGGCGAGGAAGGGCTGTCTTACGCCCTGCTCCGGGGCGAGGAAGGGCTGTCTTACGCCCTGCTCCGGGGCGGGGAAGGGCTGTCTTACGCCTTGCTCCGGAGCAAGGAAGGGCTGTCTTACGCCCTGCTCCGGGGCGAGGAAGGGCTGTCTTACGCCCTGCTCCGGAGCGAGGAAGGGCTGTCTTACGCCCTGCTCCGGAGCGAGGAAGGGCTGTCTTACGCCCTGCTCCGGGGCGAGGAAGGGCTGTCTTACGCCCTGCTCCGGAGCGAGGAAGGGCTGTCTTACGCCCTGCTCCGGAGCGAGGAAGGGCTGTCTTACGCCCTGCTCCGGAGCGAGGAAGGGCTGTCTTACGCCCTGCTCCGGGGCGAGGAAGGGCTGTCTTACGCCCTGCTCCGGGGCGAGGAAGGGCTGTCTTACGCCCTGCTCCGGAGCGAGGAAGGGCTGTCTTACGCCCTGCTCCGGGGCGAGGAAGGGCTGTCTTACGCCCTGCTCCGGGGCGAGGAAGGGCTGTCTTACGCCCTGTCAAATCAAGATTATAATATTGATGAGTAA